The region CGCACCGCGAAAGGTCTCCCCGATGAAGAGCTCTCCCACGCGCCGCCGCGCCGCCGCCACCGCCGCCGCGGTCTGTGCCCTGGCCGTGGCCCTGGCCGGCTGCGGCGGTACCACCAAGAAGGACAACGACAACAGCGGCCCCGCCAAGACCGACGCCAAGGCCGACCCCGGCGCGCCCCTGAAGAAGGGCCTCGAGCTGGCCTTTCTGCCCAAGCAGATCAACAACCCGTACGAGAAGCTCATCGACCGGGCGGGGATCACGGCGGCCGGGGAGTTCGGCGGCAAGGGCAAGGAGGTCGGCCCGTCCGACGCCAGCGCCTCTTCCCAGGTGTCGTACATCAACACCCTGGTCCAGCAGCGCCAGGACGCCATCCTGATCGCGGCCAACGACCCCAACGCGGTCTGCGGCCCGCTCAAGCAGGCCATGAAGAAGAACATCAAGGTGGTGGCGTACGACTCCGACACCGCCCCGGCCTGCCGTCAGCTCTTCATCAACCAGGCCGGCTCCGAGGAGATCGGCCGCAGCCAGGTCCAGCACCTCGCCAAGCAGCTCGACTACAAGGGCGAGATCGCGATCCTCTCCGCCACCCAGAACGCCACCAACCAGAACACCTGGATCCGCTTCATGAAGGACGAGCTGAACAAGCCCGCCTACAAGAACATGAAGCTGGTCAAGACGGTGTACGGGGACGACGACGACCAGAAGTCCTTCCAGGAGACCCAGGGCCTGCTCAAGGCGTATCCGAAGCTCAAGGGCATCATCGCGCCCACCACGGTCGGCATCGCCGCGGCCGCCCGTTACATCAGCGGCTCCTCGTACGAGGGCAAGGTCGTGCTGAACGGACTCGGCACGCCCAACCAGATGCGCAAGTACGTCAAGGACGGCACCGTCGAGCAGTTCTCGCTCTGGGACCCCAAGAAGCTCGGCTACCTCGGCTCGTACGCCGCGGCCGCGCTCGCCTCCGGGCAGATCACCGGGGCCGAGGGGGAGAAGTTCAAGGCCGGGAAGCTGGGCGAGTACACGGTCGGCAAGAACGGCGAGATCATCCTCGGCCCGCCCACCGTCTTCGACAAGTCCAACATCGACAAGTTCGACTTCTGAGGGCGGTCCGGCGATGCGGCGGGTGTGTTTTCTGCTGAAGGTCCGCCAGGACCGGATCGAGGAGTACCGCGAGCGCCACGAAGCCGTATGGCCCGAGATGCGGGCGGCGCTAGCGGAGACCGGCTGGCACAACTACTCGCTCTTCCTGCGCGAGGACGGGCTGCTGGTGGGCTATCTGGAGACCGAGGACTTCGAGGCGGCCCAGGCCGCAATGGCCGCCACCGAGGTCAACGCCCGCTGGCAGGCCGAGATGGCGCCCTTCTTCGAAGCGCTCGACGGCGCGCGGCCGGACGAGGCGATGAAGCCGCTGACGGAGGTCTTCCACCTCGCGTAGCCGCGGGACGCGGCGGAGCGGGCGGCCCCCGGCCGGAGGCCGGGCCCCGGGTCCCCGTCCCGCAGGGCCGCGGGGCGGGCTTCGGCCTCCGGCCTCGTCCCGGCCCCGGGGGGCCGGGGGTGCCCCCGGAATGCACGGGGTCCAGGGGCGGAGCCCCTCCACGCGGCGGAGCCGCATATCGATGCTGTGGGAAGGGGCGGGGTGGGGACAGAAGCCCGCTCCGCCCCCCCCACAAGCGCACCAGGAAAGGAACGGACATGAGACCACTGGCCATCGCCGTCCTGGCCACCGCTCTGCTCGGCGCCGCCTCCCTCCCCGGTGGCAACGCCGACGCCGCAACGCGAGGGCAGCCGGCAGCCCCGGGCCCGGCCGTCCGCAAGCTCGCCGACACCCAACTCGACGCCAGGGCCGTCTACTTCGAGTCGTACGACGGCCTGGTCAACAACAACGCCTTCCAGAAGAACGGGCTGCTCACCTACCAGGGCTATCAGTACGCCGTCTGGTACACCGGCGACCGCAGCGCGGTCATCGGCCGCCGCGCGCTGGCCCAGCAGAGCTGGCAGACCGTCACCCTGCCGCACCGGCTCACCAGCGACGACTCCCACAACGTCATCTCCATGGGGATCTCGCGGATCGACGGCCGGCTGCATCTGAACATGGACTCCCACAGCAGCGGCTTCTTCTATGTGAAGTCGGTGGCCGGGCTGGTGGACGACCCCGCCGGACACCCCTGGACCACCGGCCAGTTCGGCGCCGTCCAGACCACCCTCGACGGCTTGCCGCTCACCTCCCAGTTCACCTATCCCCAGTTCATCGCCACCCCCGAGGGCCGGCTCCAGCTCAGCTACCGCTCCGGCGTCTCCGGCAACGGCCGCAACGCGCTCGCCGAGTACGACGGAAGCAAGTGGACGGCGCTCGGCGCATGGTCCTCCGCCACCGGCACCTACACCAGCGAGCACGGCTCCAGCACCGCCCGCAACATGTATCTGCACGGCATCGACTACGGGCCCGACGGCCGGCTGCACGCCTTCTACACCTGGCGCGAGCAGAACAACGCGGTGATGTGCGCGAGCGGCGGTCTCACCAACCACGACACCGGCTATGTCCACAGCTCCGACCGCGGACGCACCTGGCGCACCGCGGCGGGCACGGTCGTCGGCACCACCGGTGGCGCCGACACGGTGGCGGTCGGCGACACCGGAACCGTCGTCGACCCGCTGGGCCCCGACCACTCGCTGATGAACCAGGAGAGCCAGGCCACCGACTCCGCCGGACTGCCGCACGCCCTGATCAGCTATGTCCCCGGCCGCTTCGGGCAGTGCACCACCGACTACGCGGCCGACCGGAAGGCCAACGGCCGCACCTTCCACCTCTTCAAGGACGCGGCCGGCAGCTGGAAGAAGACCGAGATCCCGGTGCCGCCGGGCTCCACCCAGCGCAGCCACCTCGTCTTCGACCGTTACGACAACGCCTACGCCGTGATGCCGTACGGCCGGATCGTGGCCGCGTCCAAGTCCTCGGGCTGGACGGACTGGAAGACCCTCTTCGACGGCAGCGGTCTCAGCGCCTTCGGCGAGGTCGTCGTGGACGACACCCGGCTCGCGCAGGACGGCGTCCTGTCGTATCTGTATCAGCGGAGGTCCAGCGGCAGCACACCCTCCGCTCTCCGTGTCATCGACTTCACGCTCCCCTCCTGAGGGATGGCATCCGGGGTGGGCATCAAAGAGGTGGCGCGCGAGGCCGGGGTCTCGGTCGGCACGGTCTCCAACGTCATCAACCGCCCGGAGTCGGTGTCCGAGGAGACCCGGGCCCGCGTGCTGTCCACGATCGAGCGCCTGGGCTACGTACGCCAGGAGTCCGCGCGCCAACTGCGGGCCGGCCACAGCCGCATCATCGCGTTGCTGGTGCTGGACATGGCGAACCCGTTCTTCGTGGACGTGGCGAGTGGTGCGGAGCGTGCGGCGCGGGAGGCGGGGCTGGGGGTGATGGTGTGCAACAGCGCCCAGAGCCCCGACGAGGAGGCCGATTACCTCGGGCTCTTCGCCGAACAGCGGGTGCGCGGGGTGCTGATGACCCCGGCAGACATGACCGGGCGCAACCTCGCCTCCTTCCGGCGGCAGCCCATCCCGTTCGTCCTCGTCGACCGGGTGCTGCCCAGCGCCGAGGGATGTTCGGTGTCGGTCGACGATGTCACCGGCGGCGAACTCGCCGTCCGCCATCTGCTGGGCCTCGGCCATCGCACCCTCGCCTATGTGAGCGGGCCGATGCGGCTGGCCCAGTGCCGCGACCGCCGCGAGGGCGCGCTGCGCGCCCTGCGCGAGCAGGGGCTCGGCGAGTCCGCGCTGCGCCATGTCGAGGTGGAGCGGCTGGATGTGACGTCCGGCCGGGACGCGGGGGCCCGGCTGCTGGGCATGTCACCGCGTCCGACGGCGGTGTTCTGCGCCAATGACCTGCTGGCGCTGGGGGTGCTGCAGGCGCTGTACGGGGCGGGGGTGTCGGTGCCGGGGGAGGTGGCGCTGGTGGGGTACGACGACATCGAGTTCGCGGCGGCGGCCGCGGTGCCGCTGACGTCGGTGCGCCAGCCGGCCTTCAGGATGGGGCGTATGGCGGCCGAGCTGCTGATCGAGGAGACGGGGGAGCGGGCGGCGGACCACTGCCACCAGCGGATCGTCCTCCAGCCCGAACTCGTCGTCCGCGGGTCGAGCCTGGTCCGCTCCCGCGGCTGAGACGGGGCCCGCGGTGGCCCGGAGCGGCCCCCGAACCGTCCCGGATCGGCCCAGGATCGGCTCCGGATCGGCCCGGATCGGCCCGGATCGGCTCCGGAGCGGCCCCGGAGCCGTGCCGAGCGGCCCGCGGCGGCGGCCCGGTCCTGCCCGACCGGTCGAACAGAGCACTACCATGTTCCCGCGACCGCGGTAGGTCGCGGGAAGACGGAGGCTCCGGGTCGTGGGACGCATGGTGGGGATCAAGGACGTCGCGCGGCAGGCGGGAGTGTCCGTCGGAACCGTCTCGAACGTGATCAACCGGCCCGAGATGGTCGCCGAGGCCACGCGCGACCGGGTGCAGGGCGTGATCGAGCGCCTGGGCTATGTACGCCAGGAGTCCGCGCGTCAACTGCGCGCGGGGCGCAGCCGCATCATCGCGCTGCTGGTGCTGGACATGGCGAATCCGTTCTTCGTGGACGTGGCGAGCGGTGCGGAGCGTGCGGCCCGGGAGGCGGGGCTGGGGGTGATGGTGTGCAACAGCGCCCAGAGCCCCGAGGAGGAGGCCGACTACCTCGGGCTCTTCGCCGAGCACCGGGTGCGCGGGGTGTTGGTCACCCCGGCCGATGTCACCGGGGCCAATCTGGAGGGCTTCCGGCGCCACGACATCCCGTTCGTCTTCGTGGACCGCGAGGTGCCCAGCGCCGACGGCTGCTCGGTGTCGGTCGACGACATCGAGGGCGGGGCGCTCGCCGGCCGCCACCTCATCGCCCAGGGACACCGCTCCGTGGTCTACGTCAGCGGTCCGATGCTGCTCCCGCAGTGCCAGGACCGGCGCGCCGGGCTGCTCAGCGCGTTCACGGAGGAGGGGCTGGCGACGGAGGCGATGGTGCATATCGAGGCCGAGCGGCTGGACGTGGCCTCGGGCCGGGACGCGGGCGCGCGACTGCTGGGCATCTCACCGCGCCCGACGGCGGTGTTCTGCGCCAACGACCTTCTCGCGCTCGGAGTGCTGCAGGCCCTTTTCGCGGCCGGGGTGTCGGTGCCGGGGGAGGTGGCGCTGGTGGGGTACGACGACATCGAGTTCGCGGCGGCGGCCGCGGTGCCGCTGACGTCGGTGCGCCAGCCGGCCTTCCGGATGGGGCGGACGGCGGCGGAGCTGCTCATCGAGGAGACCGGTGAGGAGGCGGAGGACCACCAGCACCGGCGGATCGTTCTGCAACCCGAACTGGTGGTCAGGGACTCGACGTTCGCGGCGCGGCCGGGGGCGTGACCTCGGGTTCGCCGGACTCCTCGGCATCGGGAAGGGCCCCGGCACGGGACGGGGCCCTTCCCGGCGCCGAGGCCCGGTCAGACCGGGGGCTTGACCGCGACGACGGGGACGGGGCTCTCCAGCAGCAGCCGCTGGCTCACGCTGCCCAGCAGGGCCTTGCCCACCGGCGAGCGCCGGCGGATGCCGACGACCAGCCGGTCGACGTCGGGCCGGGCCTCGATTTCGTCCAGAACGGCGTCGACGGGGTCGCGGTCACCGGGACCGCTGCGCTCGACGATCGTGATCTTCAGGTCCTCGGGCAGGCCGGAGCGGTCCAGCACTGACAGGCGCAGGTTGACCAGCACCAGATCGGTGTTTCGTGGATCCTCCGGCCTTCAGGCCGGGGAGGAAACGAAGCTCCTGCGGAGCAGGGCAGGGAAAGGCGAATCGCCGCCAGGGTGATTCGGCGTCTGCGGTCACCGGCCGACACCCGCCCCTCACACGGGAGCTGATAGAGTGTGAGGCATGGCGCAGCAGGTCAAGCGGGCGTTCAAGTACCGCTTTTACCCCACGGACGAGCAGGCGGCTGAGCTGTCCCGCACGTTCGGCTGCGTCCGCCTCGTGTACAACAAGGCGTTGGAGG is a window of Streptomyces violaceusniger Tu 4113 DNA encoding:
- a CDS encoding LacI family DNA-binding transcriptional regulator, with amino-acid sequence MVGIKDVARQAGVSVGTVSNVINRPEMVAEATRDRVQGVIERLGYVRQESARQLRAGRSRIIALLVLDMANPFFVDVASGAERAAREAGLGVMVCNSAQSPEEEADYLGLFAEHRVRGVLVTPADVTGANLEGFRRHDIPFVFVDREVPSADGCSVSVDDIEGGALAGRHLIAQGHRSVVYVSGPMLLPQCQDRRAGLLSAFTEEGLATEAMVHIEAERLDVASGRDAGARLLGISPRPTAVFCANDLLALGVLQALFAAGVSVPGEVALVGYDDIEFAAAAAVPLTSVRQPAFRMGRTAAELLIEETGEEAEDHQHRRIVLQPELVVRDSTFAARPGA
- a CDS encoding BNR repeat-containing protein; amino-acid sequence: MRPLAIAVLATALLGAASLPGGNADAATRGQPAAPGPAVRKLADTQLDARAVYFESYDGLVNNNAFQKNGLLTYQGYQYAVWYTGDRSAVIGRRALAQQSWQTVTLPHRLTSDDSHNVISMGISRIDGRLHLNMDSHSSGFFYVKSVAGLVDDPAGHPWTTGQFGAVQTTLDGLPLTSQFTYPQFIATPEGRLQLSYRSGVSGNGRNALAEYDGSKWTALGAWSSATGTYTSEHGSSTARNMYLHGIDYGPDGRLHAFYTWREQNNAVMCASGGLTNHDTGYVHSSDRGRTWRTAAGTVVGTTGGADTVAVGDTGTVVDPLGPDHSLMNQESQATDSAGLPHALISYVPGRFGQCTTDYAADRKANGRTFHLFKDAAGSWKKTEIPVPPGSTQRSHLVFDRYDNAYAVMPYGRIVAASKSSGWTDWKTLFDGSGLSAFGEVVVDDTRLAQDGVLSYLYQRRSSGSTPSALRVIDFTLPS
- the rhaS gene encoding rhamnose ABC transporter substrate-binding protein; the protein is MKSSPTRRRAAATAAAVCALAVALAGCGGTTKKDNDNSGPAKTDAKADPGAPLKKGLELAFLPKQINNPYEKLIDRAGITAAGEFGGKGKEVGPSDASASSQVSYINTLVQQRQDAILIAANDPNAVCGPLKQAMKKNIKVVAYDSDTAPACRQLFINQAGSEEIGRSQVQHLAKQLDYKGEIAILSATQNATNQNTWIRFMKDELNKPAYKNMKLVKTVYGDDDDQKSFQETQGLLKAYPKLKGIIAPTTVGIAAAARYISGSSYEGKVVLNGLGTPNQMRKYVKDGTVEQFSLWDPKKLGYLGSYAAAALASGQITGAEGEKFKAGKLGEYTVGKNGEIILGPPTVFDKSNIDKFDF
- a CDS encoding L-rhamnose mutarotase; the protein is MRRVCFLLKVRQDRIEEYRERHEAVWPEMRAALAETGWHNYSLFLREDGLLVGYLETEDFEAAQAAMAATEVNARWQAEMAPFFEALDGARPDEAMKPLTEVFHLA
- a CDS encoding universal stress protein, which encodes MLVNLRLSVLDRSGLPEDLKITIVERSGPGDRDPVDAVLDEIEARPDVDRLVVGIRRRSPVGKALLGSVSQRLLLESPVPVVAVKPPV
- a CDS encoding LacI family DNA-binding transcriptional regulator produces the protein MASGVGIKEVAREAGVSVGTVSNVINRPESVSEETRARVLSTIERLGYVRQESARQLRAGHSRIIALLVLDMANPFFVDVASGAERAAREAGLGVMVCNSAQSPDEEADYLGLFAEQRVRGVLMTPADMTGRNLASFRRQPIPFVLVDRVLPSAEGCSVSVDDVTGGELAVRHLLGLGHRTLAYVSGPMRLAQCRDRREGALRALREQGLGESALRHVEVERLDVTSGRDAGARLLGMSPRPTAVFCANDLLALGVLQALYGAGVSVPGEVALVGYDDIEFAAAAAVPLTSVRQPAFRMGRMAAELLIEETGERAADHCHQRIVLQPELVVRGSSLVRSRG